The genomic segment CCGCCATCTCCAACAATAACAGCGGCGTCGCGTACATCACCCACCTCGGTGGAATGGCCGTCGGCTTCGTTTATGTCAAGCGCGGGCGCATGATTCCCGATCTGCGGTCCAAGTACGATCGATGGCAGCGAAACCGTCTCCGCCGCAAGTTCGAGGTCTACTACAACGATCGCCACCGCCCCGAGGACGATCAGCAAAAATGGCGCCGCTGGCGAAACTAGAGCCGGCCGAACGCTTCCGCTCGTACAACCGCTGGCTTCAGGACAAATTCGGCGAACGCGTCTACAAGGTCATCGTCGATGCGGGATTCACCTGCCCGAACCGTGACGGAACAGTTGCCGTCGGCGGCTGCGCCTACTGCAATAACAATTCGTTCCGGCCACCCTCGGCGATCAAGACCGCCCCCATTCGAGATCAGGTCCGGGAAGGCATCGAATACGTCCGCAGGCGATTCCATGCCCACAAGTTCATCATCTACTTTCAGCCCTTCTCGAACACCTACGCCGAAACCGGATATTTGCGGCAGCTATACACCGAGGCCATCGATCACCCCGAGGTTGTCGGCCTGGCGATCGGCACAAGGCCCGACTGCATCGATCCGGAAAAGATCGCGATGATCAATGAAATTGCACAGCAAACATTCGTTTCGCTGGAATTCGGCGTCGAATCGATTTACGACGAGACCTTGAAGCGGGTGAATCGCGGCCACGATTATGCGGCGTTTGTGCGCGCGGTCGAGATGACGCGCGGCCGCTCGATCCACATCGGCACACACCTGATTCTCGGCTTCCCGTGGGAAACTCGCGCACAATGGCTCGCCATGGCCGACGAGATGTCGCGCGTCGGCATCGACGCTTTGAAAATTCACCACCTTCACGTCGTGCGGGGAACCGCTCTCGCAGCTCAATATGCCCGCGAGCCGTTTCGTGTACTCGGCTACGAGGAATATCTGGATTTGCTG from the Terriglobia bacterium genome contains:
- a CDS encoding rhomboid family intramembrane serine protease, which encodes FGLLVAYGLLFPDRLIYLYMIIPIRAKWFVIIFGAITFLSAISNNNSGVAYITHLGGMAVGFVYVKRGRMIPDLRSKYDRWQRNRLRRKFEVYYNDRHRPEDDQQKWRRWRN
- a CDS encoding TIGR01212 family radical SAM protein (This family includes YhcC from E. coli K-12, an uncharacterized radical SAM protein.), with amino-acid sequence MAPLAKLEPAERFRSYNRWLQDKFGERVYKVIVDAGFTCPNRDGTVAVGGCAYCNNNSFRPPSAIKTAPIRDQVREGIEYVRRRFHAHKFIIYFQPFSNTYAETGYLRQLYTEAIDHPEVVGLAIGTRPDCIDPEKIAMINEIAQQTFVSLEFGVESIYDETLKRVNRGHDYAAFVRAVEMTRGRSIHIGTHLILGFPWETRAQWLAMADEMSRVGIDALKIHHLHVVRGTALAAQYAREPFRVLGYEEYLDLLCEFVERLHPNIVIERMFGEAPFGLLVAPNWGRSKNDLVLDIKRIFEERNIRQGSKRN